In Terriglobales bacterium, the sequence CGCTATCAGGCGTTGCTGCGCATCAATGACGTCATCTCCCGTTATCGCGACCTGAATGAGCTTTTTCGGCACATTGCCACCTGCCTGCGCTCGATTGCGTCTTTCGAAGTGATAGCTGTTGGCTTGTATGATCCGGAACGCGACGTCATGCGCGTCTCGCTGCTGGACGCCAACGTGCCCACCGACGTCAGCATCGGGACGGCGGTCTCTCCGGATCTGGTTCCCGGTCGTGTGGTCATGGAGACCCAACAGCCCTATGTATTCCGTGTCGACCAGGACACCAACTATCCCTTCCATCAACACATGATGCGGCAGTCCGGGGCCAAGGTCAGCTACCACTTTCCGCTCTCTACTTCCATCACCCGCCTGGGTGCGCTGGTCCTGGGCTCGTTTCGCCCGGTCGAACTCGACGCGGAGGAAATGCAGTTCCTGCAGCAGGTGGCCCACCAGGTCGCGATTGCCATCGAGAACGTGCGCAATTTCGAGCAGGCCCGGGCGCTGCAGGAAAAGCTCGCACAGGAAAAGCTGTACCTGGAAGACGAGATCCGCTCCGAGAGCAACTTCGAAGAAATCATCGGCCAGAGCCCTGCGCTCAAGGCCGCGCTGAAGCAGGTGGAAACGGTGGCGCCTTCCGACGCCACCGTCCTGATTCTGGGAGAGACCGGCACCGGCAAGGAACTGATTGCGCGGGCTATCCATCAGGCTAGCCGCCGGCGCGAACGTACCCTCATCAAGATGAACTGTGCCGCCATTCCGACCGGGTTGCTGGAGAGCGAGCTGTTCGGACACGAGAAGGGCGCCTTCACCGGCGCCATCGCGCAGAAGCTGGGACGCCTGGAGCTGGCCAACGGCGGCTCGCTCTTTCTCGACGAAGTGGGCGATATCCCCTTGGAGTTGCAACCCAAGCTCCTTCGTGCGCTGCAGGAGCGCGAGTTCGAGCGCCTGGGAAGCACGCGGACGCAGAAGGTCGACGTTCGCCTCATCGCGGCCACGCACCGGGACCTGGCGGAGATGGTGGAGGCCAAGCAGTTTCGCAGCGACCTGTACTACCGGCTG encodes:
- a CDS encoding sigma 54-interacting transcriptional regulator, which translates into the protein MPESGDAKPQGQRLVERYQALLRINDVISRYRDLNELFRHIATCLRSIASFEVIAVGLYDPERDVMRVSLLDANVPTDVSIGTAVSPDLVPGRVVMETQQPYVFRVDQDTNYPFHQHMMRQSGAKVSYHFPLSTSITRLGALVLGSFRPVELDAEEMQFLQQVAHQVAIAIENVRNFEQARALQEKLAQEKLYLEDEIRSESNFEEIIGQSPALKAALKQVETVAPSDATVLILGETGTGKELIARAIHQASRRRERTLIKMNCAAIPTGLLESELFGHEKGAFTGAIAQKLGRLELANGGSLFLDEVGDIPLELQPKLLRALQEREFERLGSTRTQKVDVRLIAATHRDLAEMVEAKQFRSDLYYRLKVFPITIPPLRERVADIPHLVRYFAAKYARRMDKRIESISSETMRALQACSWPGNVRELENFIERSVILTSGSVLQAPIAELRPAATVTATGPGPVTLAGSERDHILKVLRETKGVLAGPRGAAARLGLKRTTLQSKMKKLGITRNLF